A region from the Treponema pallidum subsp. pallidum str. Nichols genome encodes:
- a CDS encoding nucleotidyltransferase family protein, with product MSETLTLVILAAGLGSRYGSVKQIAAVGPHGETLVDYAVYDALRAGFSRVLCIIRHDIERDFRTRLFDHLAQHCDAQYVFQSLSAQEAGAHGAALPHPARRTPWGTAHALLCARTQLTAPFAVINADDYYGRDAYKTLAAHLAAQGLDSTRHAMVGYPLVHTLSETGGVSRGICTFADADAAVSPPTPAVPAAGRLVRAIHEHTHIGWHAHGGRRVITAQRAEDCPPHAARAPCTLTGQEVASMNFFGFTPRVFEHLAACWQTFVQEARRAPQHEREYLLPAAVNSLIAQGKGTVRCYPSSARWFGMTYPQDRARVTAALARAIAAGWYPAPLWSPDSQLRVDNVPNGSA from the coding sequence ATGAGCGAAACGCTCACGCTAGTTATTCTGGCTGCAGGTCTCGGCAGCCGCTACGGAAGTGTCAAGCAGATTGCCGCAGTCGGTCCGCACGGCGAAACGCTGGTGGACTACGCCGTGTACGATGCGCTGCGCGCCGGGTTTTCCCGCGTGTTGTGTATTATTCGGCATGATATAGAGCGCGACTTTCGCACGCGCCTGTTTGACCACCTCGCGCAGCACTGCGATGCGCAGTACGTGTTTCAGTCCCTCTCTGCACAGGAAGCAGGGGCACACGGCGCCGCTCTGCCGCATCCTGCGCGGCGCACGCCGTGGGGGACGGCGCACGCGTTGCTGTGCGCACGCACACAGCTGACTGCACCGTTTGCGGTTATCAACGCTGATGACTACTACGGACGCGACGCGTACAAAACGCTTGCCGCGCACCTTGCCGCGCAGGGGCTGGACTCGACACGCCACGCCATGGTCGGCTACCCCCTTGTGCACACGCTCAGCGAAACCGGTGGCGTTTCGCGCGGTATCTGCACCTTTGCGGACGCTGACGCCGCAGTCTCTCCCCCCACCCCCGCAGTCCCCGCCGCAGGACGCCTGGTGCGTGCCATACACGAACACACGCACATCGGCTGGCACGCGCACGGCGGCAGACGGGTCATTACCGCACAGCGCGCGGAAGACTGCCCGCCACACGCGGCACGCGCGCCCTGCACACTCACCGGGCAGGAAGTAGCGTCTATGAACTTTTTTGGCTTCACTCCGCGCGTGTTCGAACACCTCGCAGCGTGCTGGCAGACATTCGTGCAAGAAGCGCGCCGCGCGCCGCAGCACGAGCGGGAATACCTTTTGCCCGCGGCGGTAAACAGCCTCATTGCACAGGGAAAAGGAACGGTGCGCTGCTACCCCAGCAGCGCGCGCTGGTTTGGTATGACGTACCCGCAGGACCGCGCACGCGTGACGGCGGCACTTGCCCGCGCGATCGCAGCAGGCTGGTACCCTGCCCCGCTATGGTCGCCCGACTCTCAGCTTCGTGTTGATAACGTACCCAATGGAAGCGCGTAG
- a CDS encoding PEGA domain-containing protein, whose amino-acid sequence MSYSWKVRALCCAGLCVGAGLRAQEGSGIRVRGMPEHAQVTVNGYLCATPEEMVLTPGECEVTVCAFGYTKKTLQVVVEEGSFTVVDGRLDTARLELTDVTAQRAHFNPRDPAGLNTEYVTFRVTKSAKCTVTVKDAEGKVVCEEPVELVELGLNVGGIFGGSNKNSEDVSVSAKVAFEGNVTSDPAMGQLYASALCLYRIVHNNDSSGANKCFMRKGLTFATTCAYGIKGFTVALSGELGASSETGIKKPDFSTDVGLSLKYQNKICSIATYSKCGTTTGSNSDGANSVAGVSVHCVLPASLVMGLENNYAFKGTSYEGWELRASIGYVINTKLRVGRP is encoded by the coding sequence ATGAGCTATTCGTGGAAAGTGCGCGCGCTGTGCTGCGCAGGACTGTGTGTAGGTGCGGGGCTTCGTGCCCAGGAGGGCAGCGGAATTCGCGTGCGCGGTATGCCGGAACACGCGCAGGTGACCGTAAACGGATATCTGTGCGCAACACCAGAGGAAATGGTGCTCACCCCTGGTGAGTGTGAGGTAACCGTCTGTGCCTTTGGATATACCAAAAAGACGCTCCAGGTAGTGGTTGAGGAAGGCTCGTTCACGGTGGTGGATGGCCGTCTGGATACGGCGCGTTTGGAGCTCACGGATGTGACTGCGCAGAGGGCGCACTTTAATCCGCGGGATCCGGCGGGACTGAACACGGAGTACGTCACGTTCCGGGTGACAAAATCTGCAAAGTGTACGGTAACGGTAAAGGATGCCGAAGGAAAGGTGGTGTGCGAGGAGCCGGTGGAGTTAGTTGAGCTGGGGTTGAACGTGGGGGGAATATTCGGGGGCAGTAATAAGAACAGCGAGGATGTTAGCGTTAGCGCAAAGGTAGCGTTCGAAGGGAACGTTACGAGCGACCCGGCTATGGGCCAGCTCTATGCCTCAGCGCTGTGTTTGTACCGCATCGTGCACAACAACGATAGCAGCGGCGCAAACAAGTGCTTCATGCGGAAGGGTTTGACGTTTGCGACCACCTGTGCGTACGGCATTAAGGGATTCACCGTCGCGCTCTCCGGAGAACTGGGTGCCAGTTCAGAGACGGGGATAAAAAAGCCGGACTTCTCAACCGATGTCGGCCTGTCGCTCAAGTACCAAAACAAAATATGCTCCATTGCCACGTACAGCAAGTGCGGAACCACCACGGGGAGCAATAGTGACGGAGCGAACAGTGTGGCGGGTGTGTCGGTGCACTGCGTGCTGCCTGCAAGTCTCGTGATGGGCTTGGAGAACAACTACGCCTTCAAAGGTACCTCTTACGAGGGCTGGGAGCTACGCGCTTCCATTGGGTACGTTATCAACACGAAGCTGAGAGTCGGGCGACCATAG
- the nox gene encoding H2O-forming NADH oxidase, giving the protein MKIVIIGANHAGTACVNCLTDLTTTNEVVVFDRNNNISFLGCGMALWIGGQIRGSEGLFYANKEQLEKKGARVSMESDITRIDFASKKVYGTARDGSAIAESYDKLIIATGSLPIIPKIDGMDLENVQRIKLFQDAEAVIKKLEQPSIKNIAVIGAGYIGVELAEAFERHQKKVTLIDAMDSSLSNYYDASFRALMDENLRSHHITLAFGQKVQKLRGSNGKVVAVVTDKGEYPADMVMVCIGFSPNTALGKNEVRTFANGAYAVDLKQETSVKDVYAIGDCATVFDNSLGQTSYIALATNAMRSGIVAAHNAAGFPLEGIGVQGSNGINIYDLKMVSTGVTQERAARMGLEVEVTDFEDSQLPAFMEVDNHPVKIRIVFDKKTRVIVGAQMASRHDMSMGIHLFSLAIQERVTIDKLKLLDMFFLPHFNKPYNYVTMAALRARS; this is encoded by the coding sequence GTGAAGATCGTCATTATCGGAGCGAACCACGCAGGAACCGCCTGTGTCAATTGCCTCACAGACCTTACCACCACGAATGAAGTGGTAGTCTTTGACCGTAACAATAATATTAGCTTCCTTGGTTGCGGCATGGCTCTTTGGATTGGCGGACAAATCCGTGGATCGGAGGGTCTATTCTACGCAAATAAAGAACAATTGGAAAAAAAGGGTGCACGCGTTTCCATGGAAAGCGATATCACCCGTATCGATTTTGCCTCAAAAAAGGTGTACGGGACTGCACGAGACGGTTCTGCAATCGCAGAGTCCTACGACAAGCTTATTATTGCAACCGGTTCTCTGCCTATCATTCCTAAAATCGACGGCATGGATTTGGAGAATGTTCAGCGCATTAAGCTATTTCAGGATGCTGAAGCGGTGATTAAAAAACTCGAGCAGCCTTCCATTAAGAATATTGCCGTTATCGGTGCCGGGTACATTGGCGTGGAGCTTGCAGAGGCGTTTGAGCGCCACCAAAAAAAGGTAACGCTCATCGATGCGATGGACTCTAGTCTTTCCAATTATTACGACGCATCCTTCCGTGCACTCATGGATGAGAACTTGCGCAGCCATCACATCACCCTTGCGTTTGGCCAGAAAGTGCAAAAACTCCGTGGCAGCAATGGAAAGGTAGTGGCAGTGGTGACAGATAAGGGTGAGTACCCCGCAGACATGGTTATGGTGTGCATTGGCTTTAGCCCCAATACTGCACTGGGAAAGAACGAGGTGCGAACCTTTGCCAATGGCGCGTATGCGGTAGATTTAAAACAAGAAACAAGTGTGAAAGACGTGTACGCAATTGGCGATTGTGCAACGGTGTTTGACAATTCGCTCGGACAAACTTCTTACATTGCGCTTGCAACCAATGCGATGCGCAGCGGTATCGTTGCGGCGCACAACGCTGCAGGATTCCCACTTGAAGGCATTGGGGTGCAGGGCTCCAACGGTATCAACATATACGACTTAAAAATGGTGTCCACAGGAGTGACGCAGGAGCGCGCCGCGCGCATGGGACTTGAGGTGGAGGTAACGGATTTTGAAGACTCACAGTTACCCGCCTTTATGGAAGTGGACAATCACCCGGTGAAAATCCGGATTGTGTTTGATAAAAAAACGCGGGTGATTGTGGGCGCTCAAATGGCGTCACGGCACGACATGTCGATGGGTATTCACCTGTTCTCTCTTGCAATCCAGGAGCGGGTGACCATTGATAAGTTAAAACTGCTGGACATGTTCTTTCTGCCGCATTTTAACAAGCCGTACAACTACGTTACGATGGCGGCCTTGCGTGCGCGCTCATAA